From a region of the Streptomyces tirandamycinicus genome:
- a CDS encoding glycosyltransferase: MRTDTPAGTTATGTLPAREHLPVGAAGTPVLDVVIPVFNEEKDLEPCVRRLHDHLARTFPYGFRITVADNASTDRTPRVAAALAASVPGVRVRRLEQKGRGRALRTVWAESDAPVLAYMDVDLSTDLKALLPLVAPLISGHSDLAIGSRLTRSSRVVRGAKREFVSRTYNLILRGSLAARFSDAQCGFKAIRRDVAERLLPMVEDTGWFFDTELLVLAERAGLRIHEVPVDWVDDPDSSVHIVRTAVDDLKGVLRVGRALAVGALPLDRLARPFGDDPRDGRITGVPGGLARQLVGFCAVGALSTLLYLLLYSVFRAGVGPQPANAAALLLSAVANTAANRRLTFGVRGRERAVRHQAQGLVVFGIGLALTSGSLAALDAAAGSPSRGTELAVLVVANLAATVLRFLLYRAWVFPDRRDLPRSGAGTAPGDGTHSAAGATGALGMTGTRGAAGVTSDHRTAGPHGAAGVHGVPGMTSDDRTTGMTTGDRR; this comes from the coding sequence ATGCGAACCGACACCCCGGCGGGCACCACCGCCACGGGCACCCTGCCGGCACGGGAGCATCTGCCCGTGGGCGCGGCCGGCACGCCCGTGCTCGATGTGGTCATCCCCGTCTTCAACGAGGAGAAGGACCTGGAGCCGTGCGTGCGCCGGCTCCACGACCATCTCGCCCGCACCTTCCCGTACGGCTTCCGGATCACCGTCGCGGACAACGCCAGCACCGACCGCACGCCCCGGGTCGCGGCGGCACTCGCGGCCTCGGTGCCGGGGGTGCGGGTGCGCCGGCTGGAGCAGAAGGGGCGCGGCCGTGCGCTGCGCACCGTGTGGGCGGAGTCCGACGCGCCCGTGCTGGCGTACATGGACGTGGACCTGTCCACCGACCTCAAGGCGCTGCTGCCGCTGGTCGCCCCGCTGATCTCCGGGCACTCGGACCTGGCGATCGGCTCGCGGCTCACCCGGTCGTCGCGGGTGGTGCGCGGGGCGAAGCGGGAGTTCGTCTCCCGTACGTACAACCTGATCCTGCGCGGCTCACTCGCCGCGCGCTTCTCCGACGCGCAGTGCGGGTTCAAGGCGATACGGCGGGACGTGGCCGAGCGCCTGCTGCCGATGGTCGAGGACACCGGCTGGTTCTTCGACACCGAGCTGCTGGTGCTGGCCGAGCGCGCCGGGCTGCGGATCCACGAGGTCCCCGTGGACTGGGTCGACGACCCGGACTCCAGCGTGCACATCGTCCGCACGGCCGTCGACGACCTGAAGGGCGTGCTGCGGGTCGGGCGGGCGCTGGCGGTGGGGGCACTGCCGCTGGACCGGCTCGCGCGGCCGTTCGGCGACGACCCGAGGGACGGCCGGATCACCGGAGTCCCCGGCGGGCTGGCCCGGCAACTGGTCGGCTTCTGCGCGGTCGGGGCGCTGTCGACGCTTCTCTATCTGCTCCTCTACTCGGTGTTCCGCGCCGGGGTGGGGCCGCAGCCGGCGAACGCCGCCGCACTGCTGCTCTCGGCGGTCGCCAACACGGCCGCGAACCGCAGGCTGACCTTCGGGGTGCGCGGGCGCGAGCGGGCGGTGCGCCACCAGGCCCAGGGGCTGGTGGTCTTCGGTATCGGCCTCGCCCTCACCAGCGGTTCCCTCGCCGCGCTGGACGCCGCCGCGGGCAGCCCCTCCCGCGGTACCGAGCTGGCCGTCCTGGTCGTGGCCAATCTCGCGGCCACCGTGCTGCGCTTCCTGCTCTACCGCGCCTGGGTCTTCCCCGACCGCCGGGACCTGCCGCGATCCGGGGCCGGGACGGCACCTGGCGACGGTACGCACAGCGCGGCCGGCGCGACCGGCGCGCTCGGCATGACCGGTACGCGCGGGGCGGCCGGCGTGACTTCCGACCACCGTACGGCCGGTCCGCACGGCGCGGCCGGCGTTCACGGCGTGCCCGGCATGACTTCCGACGACCGTACGACCGGCATGACCACGGGGGACCGACGATGA
- a CDS encoding sensor histidine kinase, with protein MSGGWSLRTRLVVSAVALIAVVAAVIGTVTTLALRTYLYGQKDEQLQGVAQRAAGPPPGEPGGGPRSPGSLRFVTGGGAPLGTVGVQVMVDGSLGDGAVSVQQESDALGPRVMDRPLTGAERAALTAVPRDLEPHTVEVPGLGDYRVEYRLGANGAFLVGVPLAEVHSTLGTLVVVEVCVTAAGLAAAGLAGGTIVGVALRPLRRVAATATRVSELPLHSGEVALHERVPEAEADPGTEVGRVGAALNRMLDHVHSALHARQESETRVRQFVADAGHELRTPLASIRGYAELTRRGRERPGPDTRHALARIESEATRMTGLVEDLLLLARLDAGRPLAYRSTDLSPLVVDAVSDARAAGPDHVWRLDLPDDPAVVRADPERLHQVLVNLLANARTHTPPGTTVTAAVRTSQCRSAVVLEVRDDGPGIPPGLLPYVFERFARGDASRSRHAGSTGLGLAIVHAVVTAHGGTVDVASTPGHTVFSVRLALVPEPGDSQTAHSAGTRP; from the coding sequence GTGAGCGGCGGATGGTCCCTGCGGACCAGGCTGGTCGTGTCCGCGGTGGCGCTCATCGCGGTGGTCGCGGCGGTCATCGGCACCGTGACCACGCTCGCGCTGCGCACCTATCTCTACGGGCAGAAGGACGAGCAGCTGCAGGGCGTCGCGCAGCGGGCTGCCGGGCCGCCGCCGGGCGAGCCGGGCGGCGGGCCGCGGTCGCCGGGGTCGCTGCGGTTCGTCACGGGCGGTGGCGCACCGCTCGGGACGGTCGGCGTGCAGGTCATGGTGGACGGTTCGCTCGGCGACGGGGCCGTCTCGGTCCAGCAGGAGTCGGACGCGCTGGGTCCGCGGGTCATGGACCGGCCGCTGACCGGGGCGGAGCGGGCCGCGCTCACGGCCGTTCCACGCGACCTGGAGCCGCACACCGTGGAGGTGCCGGGCCTCGGCGACTACCGCGTGGAGTACCGGCTGGGCGCCAACGGCGCGTTCCTCGTCGGCGTCCCCCTCGCCGAGGTCCACAGCACCCTGGGCACCCTCGTCGTCGTCGAGGTCTGTGTGACCGCCGCCGGGCTGGCCGCCGCCGGGCTGGCGGGCGGCACCATTGTCGGGGTCGCGCTGCGCCCGCTGCGGAGGGTCGCGGCGACCGCCACCCGGGTCTCCGAACTGCCCCTGCACAGCGGTGAGGTGGCGCTGCACGAGCGGGTGCCGGAGGCGGAGGCCGACCCCGGCACCGAGGTGGGCCGGGTCGGCGCCGCGCTCAACCGGATGCTCGACCACGTCCACTCGGCCCTGCACGCGCGGCAGGAGAGCGAGACCCGGGTGCGGCAGTTCGTGGCGGACGCCGGCCATGAGCTGCGGACCCCGCTGGCGTCCATCCGCGGCTACGCCGAGCTGACCCGGCGCGGGCGGGAGCGGCCCGGCCCCGACACCCGGCACGCGCTGGCCCGGATCGAGTCGGAGGCCACCCGGATGACGGGGCTGGTGGAGGATCTGCTGCTGCTGGCCCGGCTCGACGCGGGACGGCCCCTGGCGTACCGGAGCACCGATCTGTCCCCGCTGGTCGTGGACGCGGTGAGCGACGCCCGGGCCGCGGGCCCGGACCACGTCTGGCGCCTGGACCTGCCGGACGACCCCGCCGTGGTGCGGGCCGATCCCGAGCGGCTGCACCAGGTGCTGGTCAACCTGCTGGCGAACGCCCGCACCCACACTCCGCCGGGCACCACCGTCACCGCGGCCGTGCGGACGTCTCAGTGCCGGAGCGCGGTCGTACTGGAGGTCCGGGACGACGGTCCCGGCATTCCCCCCGGGCTGCTGCCGTATGTCTTCGAGCGCTTCGCGCGCGGCGACGCCTCGCGGTCCCGCCATGCCGGAAGCACCGGCCTCGGGCTGGCGATCGTGCACGCCGTGGTCACGGCGCACGGCGGGACGGTGGACGTGGCGAGCACGCCGGGACACACGGTCTTCTCCGTGCGGCTGGCGCTGGTGCCGGAGCCGGGCGACTCACAGACGGCGCACAGCGCCGGCACACGGCCGTGA
- a CDS encoding MFS transporter, which translates to MATTTPAGVRGGHAEHERTSASEGGAPMTHRQIMEALSGLLLGMFVAILSSTIVSNALPEIISDLGGGQSAYTWVVTAALLAMTATTPLWGKLADLFSKKLLVQTALLIYVAGSVVAGLAQDTGTLIACRVVQGIGVGGLTALAQVIMAAMISPRERGRYSGYLGATFAVATVGGPLLGGVITDTEWLGWRWCFYAGVPFALIALLVLQKTLKLPVVKREVKVDWAGALFISAAVSLLLIWVTFAGDKYPWLSWQTYAMTGGAVALGLVFLIVESRASEPLIPLRLFRNRTITLASLASLFVGVAMFAGTVFFSQYFQLARGESPTMSGVMTIPMIAGLFVSSTVSGLVITKTGKWKAWLVSGGVLVTGGLGLLGTIRYDTEYWRIAVSMAVMGLGLGMMMQNLVLCTQNQVASRDLGAASSVVTFFRSLGGAVGVSALGAVLADRVTRYVEDGLAELGPRGASMGHGGTGGGGIPDLDALPAPVRTVIESAYGHGVADVFLYSAPFALLAFLVTLFIREVPLRSALKGAPANPSAAPAAAPSTPSSAAPAVAPAVAPAVAPAAPSPESGGTAPAGTPVAMAGGTAVRGVVRGSQGAPVGRAAVTLISPEGREPAHAVARTDGSYTLDTPGSGPYVLIASADGLQPQASTVVVGDEPLNRDILLAGTSGLNGTVVAAEDGAAVEGAMVVVTDVRGDVPATGTSGPDGGFAFTGLAPGGVTVTVSAPGFRPLALPAEIGGGVTRLEVALRTGAVVRGTVRAGDAGSPLADARVTLVDAAGNTVATAATGDDGGYAFTDLDAGAYTVIATGYPPVAGTLTVTGGGVHGHDIALVHADE; encoded by the coding sequence ATGGCTACGACCACACCGGCCGGTGTGCGGGGCGGCCACGCCGAGCACGAGAGGACCTCCGCCTCCGAGGGCGGCGCGCCGATGACGCACCGGCAGATCATGGAGGCGCTGTCCGGGCTGCTGCTCGGCATGTTCGTCGCCATCCTGTCCTCGACCATCGTCTCCAACGCCCTGCCCGAGATCATCTCCGACCTGGGCGGCGGCCAGTCCGCCTACACCTGGGTGGTCACGGCGGCCCTGCTGGCGATGACCGCGACCACCCCGCTCTGGGGCAAGCTCGCCGACCTCTTCAGCAAGAAGCTGCTGGTGCAGACGGCCCTGCTCATCTACGTCGCGGGTTCGGTGGTGGCCGGGCTCGCGCAGGACACCGGCACGCTCATCGCCTGCCGCGTGGTGCAGGGCATCGGCGTCGGCGGCCTCACCGCCCTGGCGCAGGTGATCATGGCGGCGATGATCTCCCCGCGGGAGCGCGGCCGCTACAGCGGCTACCTGGGGGCGACGTTCGCCGTCGCCACGGTCGGCGGCCCGCTGCTGGGCGGCGTCATCACCGACACCGAGTGGCTCGGCTGGCGCTGGTGCTTCTACGCCGGTGTGCCGTTCGCGCTGATCGCGCTGCTCGTGCTGCAGAAGACCCTGAAGCTGCCCGTGGTGAAGCGCGAGGTCAAGGTCGACTGGGCGGGCGCCCTGTTCATCAGTGCCGCGGTCTCGCTGCTGCTGATCTGGGTCACCTTCGCGGGTGACAAGTACCCCTGGCTGTCCTGGCAGACGTACGCCATGACCGGCGGGGCGGTGGCCCTGGGCCTGGTCTTCCTGATCGTCGAGTCCCGGGCGAGCGAGCCGCTCATCCCGCTGCGGCTGTTCCGCAACCGGACCATCACGCTGGCCTCGCTGGCCTCGCTCTTCGTGGGTGTCGCGATGTTCGCCGGCACGGTCTTCTTCAGCCAGTACTTCCAGCTGGCCCGGGGTGAGTCGCCCACGATGTCCGGCGTCATGACCATCCCCATGATCGCGGGGCTGTTCGTCTCCTCGACGGTCAGCGGCCTGGTCATCACCAAGACCGGCAAGTGGAAGGCATGGCTGGTCAGCGGCGGTGTCCTGGTCACCGGTGGACTCGGACTGCTGGGCACGATCCGCTACGACACCGAGTACTGGCGCATCGCCGTCTCCATGGCCGTCATGGGTCTCGGCCTCGGGATGATGATGCAGAACCTGGTGCTCTGCACCCAGAACCAGGTGGCCTCGCGGGACCTGGGCGCCGCCTCGTCGGTCGTCACCTTCTTCCGGTCGCTGGGCGGCGCCGTGGGCGTCTCCGCCCTGGGCGCGGTGCTCGCCGACCGCGTCACCCGCTACGTCGAGGACGGCCTCGCCGAACTCGGGCCGCGCGGCGCGTCGATGGGCCACGGCGGCACCGGCGGCGGAGGCATCCCCGACCTGGACGCGCTGCCCGCCCCGGTCCGCACCGTGATCGAGAGCGCGTACGGGCACGGGGTCGCGGACGTGTTCCTGTACTCGGCCCCGTTCGCGCTGCTGGCGTTCCTGGTGACCCTGTTCATCAGGGAGGTGCCGCTCAGGAGCGCGCTCAAGGGCGCCCCCGCGAACCCGTCCGCCGCCCCGGCCGCTGCTCCCTCCACCCCTTCGTCCGCTGCTCCGGCCGTCGCCCCGGCCGTCGCCCCAGCAGTCGCCCCAGCCGCGCCCTCACCGGAATCCGGTGGCACCGCCCCTGCGGGGACACCGGTCGCCATGGCCGGCGGGACCGCCGTGCGCGGTGTGGTGCGCGGCTCGCAGGGAGCGCCCGTCGGACGGGCCGCCGTCACCCTGATCTCGCCCGAGGGCCGGGAACCGGCCCACGCGGTGGCGCGGACGGACGGCTCGTACACCCTGGACACGCCGGGCTCGGGCCCGTACGTCCTGATCGCCTCGGCCGACGGCCTGCAGCCGCAGGCGTCCACGGTGGTCGTCGGGGACGAGCCCCTGAACCGCGACATCCTCCTCGCCGGTACGAGCGGGCTGAACGGCACCGTGGTCGCGGCGGAGGACGGCGCGGCGGTCGAGGGCGCGATGGTCGTCGTCACCGATGTACGCGGGGACGTGCCGGCCACCGGCACCTCCGGCCCGGACGGGGGCTTCGCCTTCACTGGGCTGGCGCCCGGCGGGGTGACCGTCACCGTGAGCGCCCCCGGCTTCCGGCCGCTGGCCCTCCCCGCGGAGATCGGCGGGGGCGTCACCCGGCTCGAGGTGGCCCTGCGCACCGGCGCCGTGGTCCGCGGCACCGTCCGGGCCGGGGACGCCGGGAGCCCGCTGGCCGACGCCCGGGTGACGCTCGTCGACGCGGCGGGGAACACGGTCGCGACCGCGGCCACCGGCGACGACGGCGGGTACGCCTTCACCGACCTCGACGCAGGCGCGTACACGGTCATCGCGACCGGCTACCCACCGGTGGCGGGCACGCTCACCGTGACCGGCGGCGGTGTGCACGGCCACGACATCGCACTCGTCCACGCGGACGAGTGA
- a CDS encoding ArnT family glycosyltransferase translates to MTTAPHDDHAPAGNAAPGPLGAPGPPGPPASHDDHAPAGNAPPETGPRRGRPTRPRRARAADPAWARPALIALLVLTGALYLYDLSASGYANSFYSAAVQAGSESWKAFFFGSSDAANSITVDKPPAALWPMALSVRLFGLGSWQILVPEVLMGVGAVAVLHAAVRRRFGAAAGLIAGAVLALTPVAALMFRFNNPDALLALLTTVAVYCVLRALEGARTGWLVAAGTAIGFAFLTKTLQAFLVLPPLALVYAVCAPAPVRRRIGQLALAGLALIVSGGWWVAIVELWPASSRPYIGGSQSNSFLELTFGYNGLGRINGNETGSVGGGGPRGGGWGETGIGRMFGDSVGGQISWLLPAALVLLVAGLVVTRRAGRTDTARAAFLVWGGALLTTLLVFSFMAGIFHEYYTVALAPYIAALVGMGTTVLWEERAHPAARAVLAGAVAVTAVWAWVLLGRTPDFVPWLRWTVLVGGLAAALGLLFAGRLGRGLALGAAGLGLAASLAGPVAYTLTTVGTGHQGSLVVAGPASARGGPGGGPGPRGDGGPAAEGGLAAGGGGMMPPGAGDGQGQGPGQGQGAGQGQGPRQGMGQGQGQGQGQGMGPGQGQGGQPGGGQGRLTGGEGPAGAGRAGGLLDGPEVGSAVVSRLTENASAYTWVAAAVGSQNAASYQLATELPVMPIGGFNGSDPSPTLARFQQYVADGEIHWFIDGGEGGGRGRGPGGGSSEEIREWVTANFTQVTVGGTTLYDLTSPQ, encoded by the coding sequence ATGACGACCGCACCGCACGACGACCACGCGCCCGCCGGGAACGCGGCACCGGGACCGCTGGGAGCGCCCGGGCCGCCCGGACCGCCCGCATCGCACGACGACCACGCGCCCGCCGGGAACGCACCGCCGGAGACCGGGCCGCGCCGCGGCCGGCCAACCCGGCCGCGCCGTGCCCGGGCCGCGGACCCGGCGTGGGCGCGGCCCGCGCTGATCGCCCTGCTGGTGCTGACCGGGGCGCTGTACCTGTACGACCTCAGCGCCTCCGGCTACGCCAACTCCTTCTACTCCGCGGCCGTGCAGGCGGGTAGCGAGAGCTGGAAGGCGTTCTTCTTCGGCTCGTCCGACGCCGCGAACTCCATCACCGTCGACAAGCCGCCCGCCGCCCTCTGGCCGATGGCGCTGTCGGTCCGGTTGTTCGGGCTGGGGTCCTGGCAGATCCTGGTGCCCGAAGTGCTGATGGGGGTGGGGGCGGTGGCCGTCCTCCACGCGGCGGTCCGCAGGCGCTTCGGCGCCGCGGCGGGGCTGATCGCGGGCGCGGTGCTGGCGCTGACGCCGGTCGCCGCCCTGATGTTCCGCTTCAACAATCCTGACGCGCTGCTGGCGCTGCTGACGACGGTGGCCGTGTACTGCGTGCTGCGCGCCCTCGAAGGGGCCCGCACGGGCTGGCTGGTGGCGGCGGGCACCGCCATCGGTTTCGCCTTCCTGACCAAGACCCTCCAGGCGTTCCTCGTCCTGCCGCCGCTCGCGCTGGTGTACGCGGTGTGCGCGCCCGCGCCGGTGCGGCGGAGGATCGGCCAACTCGCCCTCGCGGGACTGGCGCTGATCGTCTCCGGTGGCTGGTGGGTGGCGATCGTCGAACTGTGGCCGGCGTCCTCGCGCCCGTACATCGGCGGATCCCAGAGCAACAGCTTCCTCGAGCTCACCTTCGGCTACAACGGCCTCGGCCGTATCAACGGCAACGAGACCGGCAGCGTCGGAGGCGGCGGGCCCCGGGGCGGCGGCTGGGGTGAGACCGGTATCGGGCGGATGTTCGGCGACAGCGTCGGAGGCCAGATCTCCTGGCTGCTGCCCGCCGCACTGGTCCTGCTCGTCGCCGGCCTCGTGGTGACCCGCCGCGCGGGCAGGACCGACACCGCGCGGGCGGCGTTCCTCGTCTGGGGCGGGGCGCTGCTGACGACGCTCCTGGTCTTCAGCTTCATGGCCGGCATCTTCCACGAGTACTACACGGTGGCGCTCGCCCCGTACATCGCGGCACTCGTCGGCATGGGCACCACCGTGCTGTGGGAGGAGCGTGCGCACCCGGCGGCCCGTGCGGTGCTGGCGGGTGCGGTCGCGGTGACGGCCGTCTGGGCCTGGGTCCTGCTCGGCCGCACTCCGGACTTCGTGCCGTGGCTGCGCTGGACGGTGCTGGTCGGCGGGCTCGCGGCCGCACTGGGGCTGCTGTTCGCCGGACGGCTCGGGCGCGGGCTCGCGCTGGGCGCGGCGGGCCTCGGGCTCGCGGCGTCGCTGGCCGGCCCCGTGGCGTACACCTTGACCACGGTGGGCACCGGGCACCAGGGCTCACTGGTGGTCGCCGGGCCCGCGTCCGCGCGTGGCGGGCCCGGTGGCGGCCCCGGCCCCCGCGGCGACGGCGGTCCCGCGGCGGAGGGCGGTCTCGCGGCGGGCGGCGGCGGGATGATGCCGCCCGGTGCGGGGGACGGCCAGGGCCAGGGGCCGGGGCAGGGCCAGGGTGCGGGTCAGGGTCAGGGACCCAGGCAGGGTATGGGCCAGGGCCAGGGCCAGGGCCAAGGCCAGGGCATGGGACCGGGTCAGGGTCAGGGCGGGCAGCCCGGCGGTGGCCAGGGCCGTCTGACAGGGGGCGAGGGCCCGGCCGGCGCCGGCCGGGCAGGGGGGCTGCTCGACGGTCCGGAGGTGGGTTCCGCCGTCGTCTCCCGGCTGACCGAGAACGCCTCCGCCTACACCTGGGTGGCCGCGGCCGTCGGCTCCCAGAACGCCGCCTCCTACCAACTCGCCACGGAGCTGCCCGTCATGCCGATCGGCGGATTCAACGGCAGCGACCCGTCCCCGACGCTCGCCCGCTTCCAGCAGTACGTGGCCGACGGGGAGATCCACTGGTTCATCGACGGCGGGGAGGGCGGCGGCCGGGGCCGGGGCCCCGGTGGTGGAAGCTCCGAGGAGATCCGGGAGTGGGTCACGGCGAACTTCACCCAGGTCACCGTGGGGGGTACCACCCTGTACGACCTCACCTCGCCGCAGTAG
- a CDS encoding DUF2797 domain-containing protein — MDGERWRCGGLSWGRGAPELRWARGTETRTSRLAHAQEIAFRAAGVRRCAGARGHVCPLGAAVPGRSTGGQCPECARLDRAHSVAADTVADDPRPFRVYLAWFGPGLVKVGITAEERGTARLLEQGAVVFCWLGRGPLMAARRTEELLRAALGVPDRIPYARKRAVRPALPAAADERAAEVVESYARAVELPGWPEALERTALEVVDHVRVFGLDRAVPPGPAGGGPSALRVVRELVDGGCVAGRLVAAAGPDLLLGGHDRRMTVLDTRLLSGWELVAADPRTAPTVPVEELPTGVQDGLF; from the coding sequence ATGGACGGCGAACGGTGGCGGTGCGGGGGGCTGAGCTGGGGGCGAGGGGCTCCCGAACTGCGGTGGGCGCGCGGTACCGAGACGAGGACGAGCAGGCTCGCCCACGCGCAGGAGATCGCCTTCCGGGCCGCCGGGGTGCGCAGGTGCGCCGGGGCGCGGGGGCATGTGTGCCCGCTCGGGGCCGCGGTGCCCGGCAGGAGTACCGGGGGGCAGTGCCCGGAGTGCGCGCGGCTGGACCGGGCGCATTCGGTGGCGGCCGACACCGTCGCCGACGATCCGCGCCCGTTCCGGGTCTATCTGGCCTGGTTCGGGCCCGGACTGGTGAAGGTCGGGATCACCGCCGAGGAACGGGGCACGGCCCGTCTGCTGGAGCAGGGTGCGGTGGTGTTCTGCTGGCTGGGCCGCGGACCGCTGATGGCCGCCCGCCGCACGGAGGAACTGCTGCGTGCGGCGCTCGGTGTGCCGGACCGGATCCCCTACGCGCGGAAGCGGGCGGTGCGCCCCGCGCTTCCGGCAGCCGCGGACGAGCGGGCCGCCGAGGTCGTCGAGTCGTACGCGCGAGCGGTGGAGCTGCCGGGGTGGCCCGAGGCGCTGGAGCGGACCGCGCTCGAGGTGGTGGACCACGTCCGGGTGTTCGGGCTGGACCGCGCGGTGCCCCCGGGGCCGGCGGGCGGGGGCCCGTCCGCTCTGCGGGTGGTGCGGGAACTGGTGGACGGCGGCTGTGTGGCCGGGCGGCTCGTCGCGGCGGCGGGTCCCGATCTGCTTCTGGGCGGTCACGACCGCCGGATGACGGTCCTCGACACCCGACTGCTGTCCGGCTGGGAGCTGGTCGCGGCCGACCCCCGTACCGCGCCGACCGTGCCGGTGGAGGAACTGCCGACGGGTGTCCAGGACGGGCTGTTCTGA
- a CDS encoding amidohydrolase family protein produces MSDHPETEANRPTAPCCSPDTAEAAREGTAAPTGSPAQDGPEGFEGSEGPDGSEGPEAVAVRAFWTRLGLPGLIDVHTHFMPERVLEKVWAYFDSAGPLTGMAWPITYREEEGRRVALLREFGVRSFTSMLYPHKPGMAEWLNGWAADFAARTPDCLRTATLFPEEGVERYVRAAVEGGARVFKSHVQVGAYDPGDALLDPVWGLLAEARVPVVMHCGSGPAPGKHTGPGPVGSILARHPRLPLIVAHMGMPEYTDFLDLAERHEEVRLDTTMAFTDFSERLSPFPAAERARLADLGDRVLLGTDFPNIPYPYLHQLRALERLDMGDDWLRAVCHGNAAALFSVP; encoded by the coding sequence ATGAGCGATCACCCCGAGACGGAAGCGAACCGGCCCACCGCCCCGTGCTGTTCGCCGGATACCGCGGAGGCGGCCCGAGAAGGAACGGCGGCACCCACCGGGAGCCCGGCCCAGGACGGTCCCGAGGGTTTCGAGGGTTCCGAGGGCCCCGACGGTTCCGAGGGCCCCGAGGCCGTGGCGGTACGCGCCTTCTGGACGCGGTTGGGGCTGCCCGGGCTGATCGACGTGCACACCCACTTCATGCCCGAACGGGTCCTGGAGAAGGTGTGGGCGTACTTCGACTCCGCCGGACCGCTGACGGGCATGGCGTGGCCCATCACCTACCGCGAGGAGGAGGGCAGGCGGGTCGCGCTGCTCCGGGAGTTCGGGGTCAGGAGCTTCACCTCCATGCTGTATCCCCATAAGCCCGGCATGGCGGAGTGGCTCAACGGATGGGCCGCGGACTTCGCGGCCCGGACGCCCGACTGCCTGCGGACGGCGACCCTGTTCCCGGAGGAGGGGGTCGAGCGCTACGTCCGTGCGGCCGTCGAGGGCGGCGCCCGGGTCTTCAAGTCGCATGTCCAGGTGGGTGCGTACGACCCCGGCGACGCCCTTCTCGACCCGGTGTGGGGCCTGCTGGCCGAGGCGCGCGTACCGGTCGTGATGCACTGCGGCTCCGGGCCGGCGCCCGGCAAGCACACGGGACCCGGGCCGGTGGGGAGCATCCTCGCCCGTCATCCCCGGCTACCGCTGATCGTCGCCCACATGGGGATGCCGGAGTACACGGACTTCCTGGACCTCGCCGAGCGCCACGAGGAGGTCCGCCTGGACACCACGATGGCGTTCACCGACTTCAGCGAGCGCCTCAGCCCGTTCCCGGCGGCCGAGCGGGCCCGCCTGGCGGACCTGGGTGACCGCGTGCTGCTCGGGACGGACTTCCCCAACATCCCCTACCCCTATCTCCACCAGCTTCGGGCGCTGGAGCGGCTGGACATGGGCGACGACTGGCTGCGAGCGGTCTGCCACGGCAACGCGGCCGCGCTGTTCTCCGTCCCGTGA
- a CDS encoding MarR family winged helix-turn-helix transcriptional regulator, giving the protein MAERSRYEELARQISAMGAVRRSIARLLPAECPSGSAAVLALLDRHGEMRISRLAELLAVDMSVTSRHVAHVARCGWIERSPDPDDGRSRILRLTPAGLAQLDELRRRTTDLFAHHLEDWSDEDVARLNALLARLRASVGDCRTSRTPA; this is encoded by the coding sequence ATGGCCGAACGGAGTCGGTACGAGGAGCTGGCCCGCCAGATCAGCGCCATGGGTGCCGTGAGGAGGAGCATCGCGCGCCTGCTGCCCGCAGAGTGCCCGTCCGGTTCCGCCGCCGTGCTGGCGCTCCTGGACCGACACGGGGAGATGCGGATCAGCCGGCTCGCGGAGCTTCTGGCGGTCGACATGTCCGTCACCAGCCGTCATGTGGCGCACGTCGCCCGGTGCGGCTGGATAGAGCGCTCCCCCGACCCGGACGACGGACGCTCGCGCATCCTGCGGCTCACCCCCGCGGGGCTGGCCCAGCTCGACGAACTCCGCCGGCGCACGACCGACCTGTTCGCCCACCACCTCGAGGACTGGTCCGACGAAGACGTCGCACGGCTCAACGCGCTGCTGGCCCGCCTCCGCGCATCGGTCGGGGACTGCCGGACCTCCCGCACGCCCGCCTAG
- a CDS encoding response regulator transcription factor — protein MTTSTSRGRTELRRTDGSPVRVLVVDDESSLTELLSMALRYEGWEARSAGDGAGAVSAARAFRPDAVILDVMLPDMDGLTLLGRLRRELPDVPVLCLTARDAVEDRIAGLTAGGDDYVTKPFSLEEVVARLRGLIRRSGRAAAARDESLLVVGDLTLDEDSHEVTRGGTSIHLTATEFELLRYLMRNPRRVLSKAQILDRVWSYDFGGQANVVELYISYLRRKIDAGRTPMIHTRRGAGYLIKPGE, from the coding sequence ATGACGACGAGTACGTCCCGGGGACGGACCGAACTGCGCAGGACCGACGGCAGCCCCGTACGGGTGCTCGTCGTGGACGACGAGTCCTCCCTCACCGAGCTGCTGTCGATGGCCCTCCGCTACGAGGGCTGGGAGGCGCGTAGCGCCGGTGACGGGGCGGGCGCCGTGAGCGCGGCGCGCGCCTTCCGGCCGGACGCCGTGATCCTCGACGTGATGCTGCCCGACATGGACGGGCTGACGCTCCTCGGCAGGCTGCGCCGCGAACTTCCGGACGTGCCGGTGCTGTGCCTGACGGCCAGGGACGCCGTCGAGGACCGGATCGCCGGTCTCACTGCGGGCGGTGACGACTACGTCACCAAGCCGTTCAGCCTGGAGGAGGTCGTGGCACGGCTGCGCGGGCTCATCCGGCGCTCGGGGAGGGCGGCCGCCGCGCGCGACGAGTCGCTGCTCGTCGTCGGCGACCTGACGCTGGACGAGGACAGCCACGAGGTGACCCGGGGCGGCACGTCGATCCACCTCACGGCGACGGAGTTCGAGCTGCTGCGCTATCTGATGCGCAACCCCCGGCGGGTGCTGAGCAAGGCGCAGATCCTGGACCGGGTCTGGTCGTACGACTTCGGCGGGCAGGCCAATGTGGTCGAGCTCTACATCTCCTATCTGCGGCGCAAGATCGACGCCGGGCGCACCCCGATGATCCACACCCGGCGTGGCGCGGGATATCTGATCAAGCCCGGTGAGTAG